A section of the Chryseobacterium scophthalmum genome encodes:
- a CDS encoding energy transducer TonB, which produces MKHLEHNQEFRLNEILFENRNKAYGAYVLRTESDRILTKAFFIGVGLLAAVSIIPTVISAFQSTENGIIENPIPPVLIDVDTPLDPPAEVLPPQTVTPPPPSVRQYDSQVVTPTRNADDSNIVKDIPDDAIAGVKNDLKAPVAPTINIPTHVVSGPGTVVPPKIVTPVEVPKVSNEPEVAAVLAKFEGGIDAFRNKVMNKFDVSAFQDEGTVNTTVTFIVERDGTISDIKTNGKDASFNAEAIRTIKAVKGKWVPGKNKKGESVRSYFKFPITMKFDN; this is translated from the coding sequence ATGAAACACCTAGAACACAACCAGGAATTTCGACTGAACGAAATCCTTTTCGAAAACCGTAACAAAGCGTATGGTGCGTATGTATTAAGAACAGAATCAGACAGGATTTTAACCAAAGCATTTTTTATAGGTGTCGGTTTATTGGCTGCGGTTTCTATTATTCCAACTGTAATTTCTGCTTTTCAATCAACTGAAAACGGGATTATCGAAAACCCTATTCCTCCAGTTTTGATTGATGTGGATACACCTTTAGATCCGCCTGCTGAAGTTTTACCACCACAAACTGTAACGCCACCGCCACCAAGTGTGAGACAATACGATTCACAAGTGGTAACACCAACAAGAAATGCAGATGATAGTAATATCGTAAAAGATATTCCTGATGATGCCATTGCAGGAGTGAAAAATGATTTAAAAGCTCCAGTAGCTCCAACGATTAACATACCAACACATGTTGTTTCTGGACCAGGAACGGTTGTTCCGCCAAAGATCGTTACTCCGGTTGAGGTTCCTAAAGTTTCTAATGAACCGGAAGTAGCAGCAGTGTTAGCTAAATTCGAAGGAGGTATCGATGCTTTCAGAAATAAAGTGATGAATAAGTTTGATGTTTCTGCTTTTCAAGATGAAGGAACTGTAAATACAACAGTTACTTTTATCGTAGAAAGAGACGGAACCATTTCTGATATTAAAACCAACGGAAAAGATGCTTCTTTCAACGCAGAAGCAATCAGAACCATTAAAGCCGTAAAAGGAAAATGGGTTCCTGGTAAAAATAAAAAAGGGGAATCTGTAAGAAGTTATTTTAAGTTTCCAATCACCATGAAATTTGATAATTAA